The window GTAGTCGATGAAAGTCAAATCATAAAGTTTAAAGATCAAACCTCAAAGGTCAAAGGATATAAAAGAGGTTCAAATCATAAAGTATCGCATACTAACTTAACTGGGGCATATAAACAAAAATCCCATAACTCATATACAAGAGCTATGGGATTTCATATTCTGAATAAGCTTGGAGTAGTCTATAGGGCTACTACCAGTTGCTTATGATTAATCAGCAAACTTTGCCTTGATAAACTCACGGTTCAAACGAGCGATGTTAGCAATCTTCTCGTTCTTAGGACAAACAGCCTCGCAAGCACGTGTGTTAGTACAGTTACCGAAGCCAACCTCATCCATCTTAGCAACCATTGCCTTAGCACGCTTAGCAGCCTCAGGCTTACCCTGTGGCAAGAGAGCTAACTGGCTAACCTTAGATGAAACGAAGAGCATAGCAGAACCATTCTTACATGCAGCAACACAAGCACCACAACCGATACATGTTGCACAGTCCATAGCCTCATCAGCATTGTCCTTAGAGATAAGAATAGCGTTAGCATCCTGTGCCTGACCAGTACGGATTGATGTGTAGCCACCAGCCTGAATAATCTTATCGAATGCTGTACGGTCTACCATACAGTCCTTGATAACTGGGAAACCAGCTGAACGCCATGGCTCAACAGTGATAACATCACCATCGTTGAAACGACGCATATAAAGCTGACAGGTTGTTGCACCGCGCTCAGTCTTACCGTGTGGAGTACCGTTGATATAGAGTGAACACATACCGCAGATACCTTCGCGGCAGTCGTGATCGAAGACGAATGGTTCATCACCAGCAGCAATCAACTCCTCATTAAGGATGTCAAGCATCTCAAGGAATGAGGTGTCATCTGGGATATTCTTCATCTCATGTGTATCGAAATGACCCTGATCCTGTGGACCATTCTGCTTCCAATACTTAATTGTGAATGATATATTTCTTGCCATTTTAGTTCTTGTAATTACGTGTTTGTACCTTGATTGCCTCATACTCAAGAGGTTCCTTGATAAGCTCTGGGGTCTTGGTGTCATCACCCTGATACTCCCAACAGCCAACATAGAAGAAGTTCTCGTCGTCACGCTTAGCCTCACCTTCCTCTGTCTGGTGCTCCTCACGGAAGTGACCACCACAACTCTCTTCACGATGCAATGCATCATAAGCTACGAGCTCACCCATAAGGATGAAGTCACGGAGGTGAATTGCCTTATCAAGCTCGACGTTCAAGCCTTCCTTCTTACCAGGAATGAAGAGGTTAGAGTTGAATTCCTCGCGGAGAGCCTTCAACTGCTTAAGACCTTCCTCAAGACCTTCCTTGGTACGACCCATACCTACATACTCCCACATGATGTGTCCGAGCTCCTTGTGGAGTGAGTCAACAGAACGCTTACCCTGGATACCCATCAAACGATCAGTCTCTGCCATAACAGCCTTCTCAGCCTCATCAAACTCAGGACGGTCGGTTGGAACCTTTGCCCAGAGTGCCTGATCAGCAAGGTAGTTCTGAATAGTATATGGCAATACGAAGTAACCATCAGCAAGACCCTGCATCAAAGCAGAAGCTCCAAGACGGTTAGCACCGTGGTCAGAGAAGTTACACTCACCAATAGCAAACAGACCAGGAACGGTTGTCATCAGCTCATAGTCAACCCAGATACCACCCATTGTGTAGTGGATAGCAGGGAAGATCATCATTGGATTATAGTACTTCACGCCGTTAATCTCATTAGCGAGCTCACCTGGGTTAACGTCTGTAATCTCCTCATACATATCGAAGAGGTTACCATAACGCTGAAGAATTGTATCAATACCAAGGCGGTTGATAGACTCGGAGAAGTCGAGGAATACAGCAAGACCAGTGTTGTTAACACCGAACCCATGGTCGCAACGTTCCTTAGCAGCACGTGATGCAACGTCACGAGGTACGAGGTTACCGAATGCT is drawn from Prevotella melaninogenica and contains these coding sequences:
- a CDS encoding succinate dehydrogenase/fumarate reductase iron-sulfur subunit: MARNISFTIKYWKQNGPQDQGHFDTHEMKNIPDDTSFLEMLDILNEELIAAGDEPFVFDHDCREGICGMCSLYINGTPHGKTERGATTCQLYMRRFNDGDVITVEPWRSAGFPVIKDCMVDRTAFDKIIQAGGYTSIRTGQAQDANAILISKDNADEAMDCATCIGCGACVAACKNGSAMLFVSSKVSQLALLPQGKPEAAKRAKAMVAKMDEVGFGNCTNTRACEAVCPKNEKIANIARLNREFIKAKFAD
- a CDS encoding fumarate reductase/succinate dehydrogenase flavoprotein subunit produces the protein MTKTLNSRIPEGPVAEKWTNYKAHQRLVNPKNKLKLDVIVVGTGLAGASAAASLGEMGFNVYNFCIQDSPRRAHSIAAQGGINAAKNYQNDGDSVYRLFYDTVKGGDYRAREANVYRLAEVSNDIIDQCVAQGVPFAREYGGMLANRSFGGAQVSRTFYAKGQTGQQLLLGAYSSLSAQVATGKVKLYTRYEMEDVVIVDGHARGIIAKNLVTGKLERFTANAVVIATGGYGNAYFLSTNAMGCNCTAAIQCYRKGAYMANPSYVQIHPTCIPVHGDKQSKLTLMSESLRNDGRIWVPKKLEDAKALQAGTKKGSDIPEEDRDYYLERRYPAFGNLVPRDVASRAAKERCDHGFGVNNTGLAVFLDFSESINRLGIDTILQRYGNLFDMYEEITDVNPGELANEINGVKYYNPMMIFPAIHYTMGGIWVDYELMTTVPGLFAIGECNFSDHGANRLGASALMQGLADGYFVLPYTIQNYLADQALWAKVPTDRPEFDEAEKAVMAETDRLMGIQGKRSVDSLHKELGHIMWEYVGMGRTKEGLEEGLKQLKALREEFNSNLFIPGKKEGLNVELDKAIHLRDFILMGELVAYDALHREESCGGHFREEHQTEEGEAKRDDENFFYVGCWEYQGDDTKTPELIKEPLEYEAIKVQTRNYKN